One genomic region from Spirulina subsalsa PCC 9445 encodes:
- a CDS encoding response regulator — translation MPKLLLVEDNEMNRDMLSRRLQRKGYNVVVAVDGEEGITLSHSEQPDLILMDISLPVLDGLEATRQLKTHPQTAQIPIIALTAHAMSGDRERSLAAGCDDYDTKPIELPRLLTKIEALLSTVSPR, via the coding sequence ATGCCTAAATTACTCTTAGTGGAAGATAACGAAATGAACCGGGATATGCTTTCCCGTCGCCTACAACGCAAAGGCTACAACGTTGTTGTTGCAGTCGATGGAGAAGAGGGAATTACACTCAGTCATTCTGAGCAACCGGATTTAATCCTGATGGACATTAGCTTACCTGTATTAGATGGGTTAGAAGCCACCCGACAACTCAAAACCCATCCCCAAACCGCCCAAATTCCCATTATTGCCCTAACCGCCCATGCCATGTCTGGCGATCGCGAGCGCTCCCTAGCCGCAGGCTGTGATGATTATGATACCAAACCCATCGAACTCCCCCGCTTATTGACCAAAATTGAAGCCCTACTGTCAACGGTTTCCCCTCGCTAA
- a CDS encoding SpoIIE family protein phosphatase, which translates to MTDSPPQASWYSLLRHELSNPINSIIGYSELLGEELADFEDVDSNLLSEKIEILQTQGYQLLRKLKNILPSSLTPLVPDSHLYFNDEQATEKTRIHEELCLELLPLAANIEEACQDIITNISEPLISDVQKIQTAVEALLTLINTVPDLSLSSLQIKISQESKEVSDNLTSSDGDSNISLGTAHILVVDDNDNNCELLARKIIEQGYFVTTVANGKQAIQCITTGNYDLILLDLIMPEMNGYQVLEWLAKSEWRYTPVIMISALDELDSVVKCIEMGAEDYLPKPFNQTLLKARIGACLEKKYLRDQETLYLAQITEANQQITRLNEQLKAENLRLSTELEVARRLQQMILPKVEELKIAGLDIVGFMQPTEEVGGDYYDIVPTEQGVRIGIGDVTGHGLESGILMLMVQTAIRTLCEADETSLVRILQILNQAIYANVKRMDLDRHLTLCLLDYQNGILKITGQHERVIIVRNGGELQLIETLYLGFYIGFERDINDLFNTHTVGLELGDTLVLYTDGIIEAENRREELYGFEQLCRVIQQHHHLTAFAIQQAVIEDVQTHLEGQKLNDDITLIVMKRV; encoded by the coding sequence ATGACAGATTCTCCTCCTCAAGCTTCTTGGTATTCGTTGCTCAGGCATGAACTCAGTAATCCGATTAATAGCATTATTGGCTATAGTGAATTGCTGGGGGAAGAGTTGGCAGACTTTGAGGATGTGGATAGTAATTTGTTGTCAGAAAAGATAGAAATCTTACAAACTCAAGGTTATCAATTACTGAGAAAACTTAAGAATATTCTGCCTTCTAGTTTAACCCCTCTCGTTCCTGACAGTCATTTATATTTTAACGATGAGCAGGCAACAGAAAAAACAAGAATTCATGAAGAATTATGTTTGGAGCTATTGCCTTTAGCTGCTAATATTGAGGAAGCTTGTCAGGATATTATCACAAACATTTCTGAGCCATTAATTAGTGATGTTCAAAAAATCCAAACCGCAGTTGAGGCGTTGTTAACGTTAATCAACACTGTTCCTGATTTAAGTTTAAGCAGCTTGCAAATCAAAATATCTCAAGAGAGCAAGGAAGTTAGTGACAATCTTACAAGTTCAGATGGTGATTCTAATATCTCATTAGGAACAGCCCATATTTTAGTGGTAGATGACAATGACAATAATTGTGAACTATTAGCGCGTAAAATCATTGAACAAGGTTATTTTGTTACCACCGTTGCTAATGGCAAACAAGCCATTCAGTGCATTACTACGGGCAATTATGACTTAATTTTATTAGATTTGATTATGCCAGAGATGAATGGCTATCAGGTCTTAGAATGGCTCGCTAAAAGTGAATGGCGCTATACTCCTGTGATTATGATTTCCGCACTAGATGAGTTAGATAGTGTGGTGAAGTGTATTGAAATGGGGGCTGAGGATTACCTCCCTAAACCCTTTAATCAAACCCTTTTAAAAGCTAGAATTGGGGCTTGTTTAGAAAAAAAATATTTACGGGATCAAGAAACTCTTTATCTGGCTCAAATTACTGAAGCTAACCAACAAATCACGAGACTTAATGAACAACTAAAAGCAGAAAATTTGCGACTGAGTACAGAATTAGAAGTGGCTCGTCGCTTACAACAAATGATTTTACCCAAAGTGGAAGAGTTGAAGATTGCGGGCTTAGATATTGTGGGATTCATGCAGCCTACGGAGGAGGTAGGAGGAGATTATTATGATATTGTTCCCACCGAACAAGGGGTAAGAATTGGCATTGGTGATGTGACTGGACATGGTTTAGAAAGTGGGATTTTAATGTTGATGGTACAGACCGCTATTCGGACATTATGCGAAGCGGACGAAACTAGCTTAGTGAGAATTTTACAGATTCTCAATCAAGCGATTTATGCCAATGTGAAACGGATGGATTTAGATCGTCATTTAACGTTATGTTTGCTAGACTATCAAAATGGTATATTAAAGATTACTGGCCAACATGAACGAGTGATTATTGTGCGCAATGGGGGCGAACTTCAACTCATAGAAACGTTATATTTAGGGTTTTATATCGGCTTTGAAAGAGATATTAATGACTTATTTAATACTCATACAGTAGGGCTTGAATTGGGGGATACACTGGTGTTATACACGGATGGAATTATTGAGGCAGAAAATAGAAGGGAGGAACTTTATGGTTTTGAGCAGCTATGCCGGGTGATTCAACAGCACCATCATTTAACAGCATTTGCTATTCAACAAGCTGTCATCGAAGATGTACAAACTCATCTAGAAGGACAAAAACTGAATGATGATATTACTTTGATTGTGATGAAACGAGTATAG